One segment of Accipiter gentilis chromosome 26, bAccGen1.1, whole genome shotgun sequence DNA contains the following:
- the MFAP3 gene encoding microfibril-associated glycoprotein 3: protein MKLSYCLLILTVSADLSIGFTPENVAFNRTVAFGSFNASLHTVSQALVSSPVHHDIIAKEGTSILIECRLNISQYEYILWYNSRGHLLEQKDEGGRWRIADNSLNITKVNFADRGRYTCAGVNHNDTLYYTVTLRVIFTSGDMSIYYMIVCLVAFAITLVLNITRLCMMSSHLRKTEKAINEFFRTEGAEKLQKAFEIAKRIPIITSAKTLELAKVTQFKTMEFARYIEELARSIPLPPLILNCRAFMEEIFEAVRVDDPDEVGEEEKQTQTCGTQAAIYPINPEIKRSDSPAGDSDDGSMNEQGQEIAVQVSIHPQSEVQSIDTVSHDSCQFAPSEEGTC, encoded by the exons ATGAAGCTCAGCTATTGCCTGTTAATTTTGACTGTTAGTGCTGATCTTTCAATTGGATTTACACCAgaaaatgtagcttttaacagGACAGTTGCTTTTGGGTCTTTCAATGCATCACTTCATACAGTGTCTCAAGCTTTAGTAAGTTCTCCAGTACATCATGATATCATAGCCAAAGAGGGGACCAGTATTTTAATTGAATGTAGACTGAACATCAGCCAGTATGAATATATTCTTTGGTATAACTCCAGAGGACACCTGCTTGAACAGAAAGATGAAG GTGGCCGGTGGAGGATTGCCGATAATTCCCTTAACATCACAAAGGTCAACTTTGCTGACCGGGGGCGATATACATGTGCAGGTGTTAATCATAATGACACCTTGTATTACACAGTCACCCTGAGGGTTATCTTCACCTCAGGAGACATGAGTATTTACTACATGATTGTGTGCCTCGTTGCCTTTGCTATCACCCTCGTTTTAAACATAACTCGTCTGTGCATGATGAGCAGTCACCTCCGCAAAACAGAGAAGGCTATCAATGAATTCTTCAGGACGGAAGGGGCTGAGAAGCTTCAGAAGGCTTTTGAGATAGCCAAGCGTATCCCTATCATTACATCTGCCAAAACACTAGAGTTGGCCAAAGTCACTCAGTTTAAGACCATGGAGTTTGCTCGGTACATTGAAGAGCTTGCCAGAAGCATTCCCCTTCCACCTCTGATCCTTAACTGCCGGGCGTTCATGGAGGAGATCTTTGAGGCTGTGCGAGTTGATGATCCCGATGAagttggggaggaggaaaaacagaCCCAAACCTGCGGTACCCAAGCTGCGATATACCCCATCAACCCAGAGATCAAGCGCAGCGATTCACCAGCTGGGGATTCAGACGATGGGTCCATGAATGAGCAAGGTCAAGAGATAGCCGTTCAGGTGTCCATTCACCCACAGTCAGAAGTGCAGAGCATTGACACTGTTTCTCACGATAGCTGCCAGTTTGCGCCTTCTGAGGAAGGCACCTGCTGA